In a genomic window of Meriones unguiculatus strain TT.TT164.6M chromosome 8, Bangor_MerUng_6.1, whole genome shotgun sequence:
- the C8H8orf90 gene encoding uncharacterized protein C8orf90 homolog: MASPCSGDLSPAGLPPPPVTTPGPAVPPAPRFPDIYGGDAQLWEAHFRGIGRAYRALGKEDDFAIRVLTEDFTLPFPFAWPPGPDPATGPLFYDPRDRAGFDFLLRGPGAPPPALLRPLHATAQAAERKRRLERLALSYAGAGRPPGLVLLAPAAAAFPPEAGRPPWRGLARDSE, encoded by the exons ATGGCTTCTCCTTGTTCTGGGGACCTTAGCCCCGCTGGTCTGCCTCCGCCCCCTGTCACCACTCCAG GTCCCGCTGTGCCCCCCGCGCCCCGCTTCCCAGACATCTACGGCGGCGACGCGCAGCTCTGGGAGGCCCATTTCCGCGGCATCGGGCGCGCCTACCGCGCTTTGGGCAAAGAGGACGACTTCGCCATCCGCGTGCTCACTGAGGACTTCACGTTGCCCTTTCCATTCGCCTGGCCGCCAGGCCCCGACCCGGCTACCGGGCCGCTCTTCTACGACCCGCGGGATCGCGCGGGCTTCGATTTCCTGCTGCGCGGCCCCGGCGCGCCGCCCCCGGCTCTGCTGCGACCCCTGCACGCCACGGCGCAGGCAGCCGAGCGCAAGCGGCGCCTGGAGCGCTTGGCGCTGAGCTACGCGGGCGCCGGACGACCGCCCGGCTTGGTCCTGCTGGCGCCTGCGGCCGCCGCCTTCCCTCCCGAAGCCGGCCGTCCTCCTTGGCGCGGCCTCGCCCGCGACAGCGAATaa